A genomic window from Silene latifolia isolate original U9 population chromosome 11, ASM4854445v1, whole genome shotgun sequence includes:
- the LOC141615169 gene encoding protein CUP-SHAPED COTYLEDON 2 encodes MEGGEQQQPKEESLPPGFRFHPTDEELITYYLVNKISDPTFTGRAVADVDLNKCEPWDLPGKAKMGEKEWYFFSLRDRKYPTGVRTNRATNTGYWKTTGKDKEIYNSLTTELVGMKKTLVFYRGRAPRGEKTNWVMHEYRVHSRSAYRSAKDEWVVCRVFQKSAGIKKYPTTQSSRGINLEMGSNHLLQSPMIPLAPSQFPSNMGRNYMMNNLELVELSRVLRNGGSTSSTLPLQPHLNYPISGGGGVGSGFTISGLNLNLGATQGQPLRPILNPQDVSSSMLGGLEHGYGSLDGSGSSSRFMNVDNCVDQFDGYWPTY; translated from the exons ATGGAAGGTGGAGAACAACAGCAaccaaaagaagaaagtttgcctcCAGGGTTTAGATTTCATCCTACTGATGAAGAGCTCATTACTTACTACCTAGTTAACAAGATCTCCGATCCAACCTTTACTGGTCGAGCTGTTGCCGATGTTGATCTCAACAAATGCGAGCCATGGGATCTTCCAG GGAAGGCGAAAATGGGAGAGAAAGAATGGTACTTCTTCAGTTTAAGAGATAGGAAGTATCCAACAGGAGTGCGAACAAATCGAGCGACAAATACCGGATATTGGAAAACAACAGGGAAAGATAAGGAGATATACAACAGCTTGACAACGGAGTTGGTGGGAATGAAGAAGACATTGGTGTTCTATAGAGGAAGAGCTCCAAGGGGTGAGAAAACTAATTGGGTTATGCATGAATATCGTGTTCATTCTAGATCCGCTTATAGAAGTGCCAAG GATGAATGGGTGGTATGCCGAGTATTTCAAAAAAGTGCAGGAATCAAGAAATACCCAACAACACAATCATCAAGAGGAATCAATCTAGAAATGGGTTCAAATCATTTACTTCAATCGCCAATGATACCATTAGCACCTTCTCAATTTCCATCCAATATGGGAAGAAATTACATGATGAACAACCTAGAATTAGTTGAGCTATCTCGTGTCCTTAGAAATGGAGGCTCCACAAGCTCAACCCTACCCTTACAACCACACCTAAACTACCCAATTAGCGGCGGTGGTGGTGTCGGTAGTGGGTTTACAATTTCCGGACTAAACTTGAACCTAGGCGCGACTCAAGGACAACCTTTGAGGCCAATTCTGAACCCACAAGATGTGAGTTCCTCTATGTTGGGTGGGTTGGAGCATGGTTATGGTTCACTAGATGGTAGTGGGTCAAGTAGTAGGTTTATGAATGTTGACAACTGTGTTGATCAATTTGATGGGTATTGGCCTACCTACTAG